The genomic interval GAGGCCCAGGTAGGCGCGGGCTCCCTCGTCACCCCAGATGTCGGCGAGTTTGCGGCCGCCGACTCCGTAGATGTTCATCGGCGCGAGGAATTCGGTGCCCTTGAAACCGGTGCCGTAGACGATGACGTCGACCGGGTGCTCGATGCCGTCGGCGGTGCGGATGCCGGACGGCGTGACGGCCTCGATCGCCGTGGTCTCGACCGTCACGTTGGGTTGCGCCAACGCCGGGAAGTATTCGTTGGAGAACAGTCCGCGCTTGCAGCCGGCCGCGTAGTCCGGCGTGAGTTTGGCGCGCAATTCCGGGTCGGGGACCTGCTTTTCGCGATGGCGGTCGGCGAGCGCGATCACCGGCGTCTTGATCGCGGGAATGTCGGTCAGGGCGAGCGCGAGCACTTCGAAGAACGACCAGATCGCGAACCGTTCCGCCAGCCGCGTCGGCGGCAGGTACTTGAACAGCGCGTGATGCACCGCGCTGTATTCGGTGTCGAACTTCGGCAGCACCCAGGCCGCCGACCGCTGGAACAGCGTCAGGTGCGCGACCTCGGGCTGGATACGCGGAATGTATTGGATCGCACTGGCTCCCGTGCCGATGCAGGCCACTCGTTTGCCGGTCAGGTCGACGCTGTGGTCCCACTGCGCGGAATGGAACGCCGCGCCGGTGAAGGTGTCGATGCCGGGCAGATTCGGCAGGGCCGGGCGGGACAGCTGACCGACCGCGGGAACGAAAACATCTGCGGTGAGCCGGGTTCCGTCGCTTGTGGTGACGGTCCACTGTCCGGTGCGCTCGTCGAATTCGGCGTCGGCGACCTCGGTGCCGAATCGGATGAACCGGTGCAGATCATGCTTTTCAGCGACACCGCGCATGTACTCGTGGATATCGGCTTGCTCCGAAAACCGCCGGGGCCAATCGGATCTGGGCTCGAACGACCACGAGTACAGCGGTGAGGGCACATCGCAGGCCGCGCCCGGATAGGTGTTTTCCCGCCACACCCCACCGAGATCGGCGGCCTTCTCCAGGATGGTGAAGGTGTCGATCCCGGCGCGCCGCAGTTCCATGGCCAGGCCGAGGCCGGCGAATCCGGCGCCGATGATGAGGACGGACGGCGTTGTCATTCTTCGAGCGTAGGGGCCTTCGCGCGGGCGACTAAGAGATCAGCGGACAGGAAATCGGCATTTTCGGCCACGCCGCCCTACTTCACCCCGAGCGCCTCCAGGATCATCGGGCGGGCGTTGGCCAGCGACTGCTGCCAGTAGGGCCAGGTGTGGGTGCCGTTGACGATGTCGACGCGGGCACGAATTCCCAAGGCCGCCAACTTGTCCCGGAAGATCTGGGCCGCGGTCAGCGACATCGCCTCCAGGCCCATCGCGTTCACCGTGTTGCCGAGACCGTTGGCCAGGTCCAGCACGCCGGGGACGCCGTTGCCCGTGGTGACGTAAATCGGTAAGCCGCGCAACTTTTCGGCCTGCACGGTGGCATCGTTGCGCAGCCAGGCCGGATCACCGGCCGGACCCCACATGTCATCGACATTGAACATGCCCTCGTCCCACATGGCGGCGCGCATGGCCTGGTTCCAGGCCGGGAAGGTCGGGTTCACGAAACCGGAGAACGAGCCGGCGAACTTGAACTGTTTGCGATGGTGCGCGGCGATGGTGAGCGCGGCGTTGCCGCCCATGGAGGCGCCGACGATGGCGTTGTTGGTGCGCGATACGCCGTACTTGGCCAGGAAGGCGGGCAACTCCCGGGTCAGGAAGGTCTCCCACTTGTAGGTGGACTTCTGACCGTTGGTGCTGCTCGGCCGGTACCAATCGGTGTAGAAACTGGAGCGGCCACCGACCGGGAACACCAAAGTGACGTTGTCTCCCGCGAATTGGCGCAGTGCGTC from Nocardia goodfellowii carries:
- a CDS encoding flavin-containing monooxygenase produces the protein MTTPSVLIIGAGFAGLGLAMELRRAGIDTFTILEKAADLGGVWRENTYPGAACDVPSPLYSWSFEPRSDWPRRFSEQADIHEYMRGVAEKHDLHRFIRFGTEVADAEFDERTGQWTVTTSDGTRLTADVFVPAVGQLSRPALPNLPGIDTFTGAAFHSAQWDHSVDLTGKRVACIGTGASAIQYIPRIQPEVAHLTLFQRSAAWVLPKFDTEYSAVHHALFKYLPPTRLAERFAIWSFFEVLALALTDIPAIKTPVIALADRHREKQVPDPELRAKLTPDYAAGCKRGLFSNEYFPALAQPNVTVETTAIEAVTPSGIRTADGIEHPVDVIVYGTGFKGTEFLAPMNIYGVGGRKLADIWGDEGARAYLGLSVPHFPNLFMMYGPNTNVGSGSIIYMLESQARYIRQVVEYLTARPGRHLAAREGAEQNWDAWLQRRLKDTPWNFCSSWYRNAAGRITNNWPGATVLYRWKTRSFNPADYHEAQAAHP
- a CDS encoding alpha/beta hydrolase, with the translated sequence MHTTSRSGRIFSGWLKKTITVLAAAGIVSTLGAAVATATPSGGREDLMVPSSMGPIKVQVQWASRGGSAALYVLDGLRAPGDHSQWVSDTDALRQFAGDNVTLVFPVGGRSSFYTDWYRPSSTNGQKSTYKWETFLTRELPAFLAKYGVSRTNNAIVGASMGGNAALTIAAHHRKQFKFAGSFSGFVNPTFPAWNQAMRAAMWDEGMFNVDDMWGPAGDPAWLRNDATVQAEKLRGLPIYVTTGNGVPGVLDLANGLGNTVNAMGLEAMSLTAAQIFRDKLAALGIRARVDIVNGTHTWPYWQQSLANARPMILEALGVK